A stretch of the Bubalus kerabau isolate K-KA32 ecotype Philippines breed swamp buffalo chromosome 11, PCC_UOA_SB_1v2, whole genome shotgun sequence genome encodes the following:
- the MOGS gene encoding mannosyl-oligosaccharide glucosidase: MARGERRRRGAPADGARTAERAARGGPVRRDGRGGRARGAAGGAALALVVLSLALGLSGRWLLSWYRSRRAVMLHSAPPALPPDSSSPTVAPDLFWGTYRPHVYFGMKTRSPQPLLTGLMWAQQGTTPGTPKLRHTCEQGDGVGPYGWEFHDGVSFGRQHIQDGALRLTTEFVKRPGGQHGGDWSWRVTIEPQASGTSALPLVSLFFYVVTDGKEVLVPEVGAKGQLKFISGHTSELGDFRFTLLAPTSPGDTTPKYGSYNVFWSSNPGLPLLTEMVKSRLNNWFQHRPPGASPERYLGLPGSLKWDDRGPSGQGQGQGQFLIQQVTLKVPFSVELVFESGSARTGGSQALEQLAGNLLTHALESHAEAFRERFEKTFRLKEKGLNPEEQALGQGALSGLLGGIGYFYGQGLVLPDMEVEGSEQKVDPVLFPPVPLFTAVPSRSFFPRGFLWDEGFHQLVIQRWDPRLTREAIGHWLGLLNADGWIGREQVLGDEARARVPSEFLVQRTAHANPPTLLLPVAHMLDGGDPADLAFLRRAFPRLRAWFSWLHHSQAGPVPLSYRWRGRDPALPTLLNPKTLPSGLDDYPRASHPSASERHLDLRCWVALGSRVLMRLAEQLGETEAAAELGPLAASLGAEESLDELHWAPELGVFADFGNHTKAVQLKPRPPQGLMRVVGRPHPHLQYVDALGYVSLFPFLLRLLDPNSPRLGPMLDVLADRRQLWSPFGLRSLAASSPFYSQRNSEHDPPYWRGAVWLNVNYLALGALHYYGHLEGPHQARAARLHGELRANLVGNVRRQYQATGFLWEQYSDQDGRGMGCRPFQGWTSLVLLAMAEDY; the protein is encoded by the exons TCCTGTCTCTGGCCCTGGGCCTGTCCGGCCGCTGGCTTCTGTCGTGGTACCGTTCGCGGCGGGCTGTCATGCTGCACTCCGCGCCGCCGGCGCTGCCTCCCGACTCTTCCAGCCCTACAGTGGCTCCGGACCTCTTCTGGGGCACCTACCGCCCTCACGTCTACTTCGGCATGAAGACCCGAAGCCCGCAGCCTCTCCTCACCG GACTGATGTGGGCGCAGCAAGGCACCACCCCAGGGACCCCTAAGCTCAGGCACACGTGTGAGCAGGGGGACGGCGTGGGTCCCTATGGCTGGGAGTTCCACGACGGTGTCTCCTTCGGGCGGCAACACATCCAGGATGGGGCCTTAAGGCTCACCACTGAGTTCGTCAAGAGGCCTGGGGGTCAGCACGGAGGGGACTGGAGCTGGAGAGTGACTATAGAGCCTCAG GCCTCAGGTACTTCTGCCCTCCCTTTGGTGTCCCTGTTCTTCTATGTGGTAACAGATGGCAAAGAAGTCCTTGTGCCAGAGGTTGGGGCTAAGGGGCAGTTGAAGTTCATCAGTGGGCACACCAGTGAACTTGGTGACTTCCGCTTTACACTTCTGGCACCAACCAGTCCAGGAGATACCACCCCCAAGTATGGCAG CTACAATGTCTTCTGGTCCTCCAATCCAGGACTTCCCTTGCTGACAGAGATGGTGAAGAGTCGCCTAAATAACTGGTTTCAGCATCGGCCCCCGGGGGCTTCCCCTGAACGCTACCTCGGCTTGCCAGGATCTCTGAAGTGGGATGACAGAGGCCCAAGTGGGCAAGGACAGGGACAAGGGCAATTTTTGATACAACAGGTGACACTGAAAGTCCCCTTTTCTGTGGAGTTGGTGTTTGAATCAGGCAGCGCCCGGACAGGAGGCAGCCAAGCCCTAGAGCAGCTGGCAGGCAACCTGCTGACCCACGCCCTCGAAAGCCATGCTGAAGCCTTTAGAGAGCGCTTTGAGAAGACTTTCCGGCTAAAGGAGAAGGGCCTGAACCCTGAGGAGCAGGCTTTGGGTCAGGGTGCCCTCAGTGGCCTTCTTGGTGGGATTGGCTACTTCTATGGACAGGGTCTAGTGTTGCCAGACATGGAGGTTGAAGGGTCTGAGCAGAAGGTGGACCCAGTCCTCTTTCCACCTGTCCCTCTTTTCACAGCAGTGCCCTCTCGGTCATTCTTCCCAAGAGGCTTCCTTTGGGATGAGGGCTTTCACCAGCTGGTGATCCAACGGTGGGATCCCCGGCTCACCCGGGAAGCTATAGGCCACTGGCTGGGGCTGCTTAATGCCGACGGCTGGATTGGGCGGGAACAGGTGCTGGGGGATGAGGCCCGAGCCCGGGTGCCCTCAGAGTTCCTGGTGCAAAGGACAGCCCATGCCAACCCTCCAACTCTGCTTTTGCCTGTAGCCCACATGCTAGATGGTGGTGACCCTGCCGACTTGGCCTTCCTCCGCAGGGCCTTCCCTCGCCTGCGTGCCTGGTTCTCCTGGCTTCATCACAGCCAGGCAGGGCCAGTGCCACTATCTTACCGCTGGCGCGGCCGGGACCCAGCCTTGCCAACCCTACTAAACCCGAAGACGCTGCCTTCGGGGCTGGATGACTATCCCCGGGCTTCACACCCCTCAGCCAGTGAGCGGCACCTGGATCTGCGGTGCTGGGTGGCCCTAGGTTCCCGTGTGCTGATGCGGCTAGCAGAGCAGTTGGGAGAGACTGAGGCAGCTGCAGAGCTGGGCCCACTGGCTGCCTCCCTGGGAGCAGAAGAGAGCCTGGATGAGCTGCATTGGGCCCCAGAGCTAGGAGTCTTTGCAGACTTTGGGAACCATACAAAAGCAGTGCAGCTGAAGCCTCGGCCCCCTCAGGGGCTGATGCGGGTGGTGGGCCGGCCCCACCCTCACTTACAGTATGTGGATGCCTTGGGCTACGTCAGTCTTTTCCCCTTTCTGCTGCGGCTGCTGGACCCCAATTCACCTCGCCTTGGACCCATGCTGGATGTTCTAGCTGATCGGCGTCAACTCTGGAGCCCCTTTGGTTTGCGCTCTCTCGCAGCATCCAGCCCCTTTTACAGCCAGCGCAATTCAGAGCATGATCCTCCCTACTGGCGAGGTGCTGTGTGGCTCAATGTGAACTACCTGGCACTGGGGGCTCTGCACTACTATGGGCACCTGGAGGGCCCCCACCAGGCCCGTGCTGCCAGGCTCCACGGAGAGCTCCGTGCCAATCTGGTGGGCAATGTGAGACGGCAGTACCAGGCCACAGGCTTCCTGTGGGAGCAGTACAGTGACCAGGATGGGCGAGGCATGGGCTGCCGCCCTTTCCAGGGCTGGACCAGCCTTGTCCTACTGGCCATGGCTGAAGACTACTGA
- the WBP1 gene encoding WW domain-binding protein 1, with amino-acid sequence MGRTFPTLCLSSSCCLGEWQRCCCRLVAGRSLRSFLLAHLSESDADWWDGTTWVLVGRALAGWKVRSQSDGGGSEDGPGRDHGGGGRGGRGGAAGGRGDCGLQGAVGEGMARATGGNGSEEAWGALRVRQQQLRELCPGVNNQPYLCESGHCCGETGCCTYYYELWWFWLLWTVLILFSCCCAFRHRRAKLRLQQQQRQREINLLAYHGACHGAGPVPTGSLLDLRLLSAFKPPAYEDVVHRPGTPPPPYTAATGCPSTASSQCTCCSSASSCPAHHEGTNVEDVSSHQSAPPHQEGELGAGVSPAPTPPSCRYRRLTGDSGIELCPCPDSSEGEPVKEARVSATSQEVEDQSPCARPLNPAPQVSPVGLASSEGDIP; translated from the exons ATGGGTCGAACCTTCCCCACTCTTTGTCTGTCAAGCTCCTGTTGTCTGGGAGAGTGGCAGAGGTGCTGCTGTAGATTGGTCGCAGGGAGAAGCCTGAGATCTTTCCTATTGGCCCATCTGTCCGAGAGTGATGCGGATTGGTGGGACGGAACAACCTGGGTGCTAGTTGGCAGAGCTCTCGCTGGATGGAAGGTCCGGTCGCAGAGTGATGGTGGCGGCAGCGAAGATGGGCCGGGCAGGGACCATGGCGGTGGAGGCAGaggtggcaggggcggggcagcTGGCGGTAGAGGAGACTGTGGTCTTCAGGGAGCTGTAGGTGAAGGAATGGCTCGGGCTACCGGCGGGAACGGCAGCGAGGAGGCCTGGGGGGCACTTCGGGTGCGGCAACAGCAG CTTCGAGAGCTGTGCCCAGGAGTGAACAACCAGCCCTACCTCTGTGAGAGTGGTCACTGCTGTGGGGAGACTGGCTGCTGCACGTACTACTATGAGCTCTGGT GGTTCTGGCTGCTCTGGACTGTCCTCATTCTCTTTAGCTGCTGTTGCGCCTTCCGCCATCGACGAGCTAAACTccggctgcagcagcagcagcggcagcgtgAGATCAACTTGTTGGCCTACCATGGGGCATGCCATGGGGCTGGCCCTGTCCCTACTGGCTCACTGCTTGACCTTC GCCTCCTCAGCGCCTTCAAACCCCCAGCCTATGAGGATGTGGTTCACCGCCCAGGCACACCGCCGCCTCCTTACACTGCAGCCACTGGCTGCCCCTCGACTGCTTCCAGCCAGTGCACCTGCTGCTCCTCCGCTTCCAGCTGTCCTGCCCACCACGAGGGAACAAACGTGGAAGACGTTTCCTCCCACCAGAGTGCCCCTCCTCATCAGGAGGGTGAGCTTGGGGCAGGAGTGAGCCCTGCCCCCACACCCCCCTCCTGCCGCTATCGCCGCCTGACTGGTGACTCAGGTATTGAGCTCTGCCCTTGTCCTGACTCCAGCGAGGGTGAGCCAGTCAAGGAGGCTAGGGTTAGTGCCACCTCACAAGAGGTGGAGGACCAGTCCCCTTGTGCACGGCCCCTAAATCCTGCACCCCAAGTCTCTCCTGTGGGTCTGGCTTCGAGTGAAGGGGACATCCCATAA
- the INO80B gene encoding INO80 complex subunit B, translating into MSECVSTIYSPLSLQGLMSKLWRRGSTSGAMEAPEPGEALELSLAGAHGHGVHKKKHKKHKKKHKKKHYQEEEAGPTQQSPAKPQLKLKIKLGGQVLGTKSVPTFTVIPEGPRSPSPLMVVDNEEEPVEGVPLEQYRAWLDEDSNLSPSPLRDLSGGLGGQEEEEEQRWLDALEKGELDDNGDLKKEINERLLTARQRALLQKARSQPSPMLSLPVAGGCPAPALTEEMLLKREERARKRRLQAARRAEEHKNQTIERLTKTAAPSGRGGRGASRGERRGGRAVAPAPMVRYSSGAQGSTLSFPPGVPAPAPVSQRPSPSGPPPRCSVPGCPHPRRYACSRTGQALCSLQCYRINLQMRLGGPEGPGSPLLAT; encoded by the exons ATGTCTGAATGTGTTTCGACTATTTACAGCCCCCTTTCCTTGCAGGGCCTCATGAGTAAGCTGTGGCGGCGCGGGAGCACCTCTGGGGCTATGGAGGCCCCTGAGCCTG GGGAAGCCCTGGAGTTGAGTCTAGCGGGTGCCCACGGCCACGGAGTGCACAAGAAAAAGCACaagaaacacaagaagaaacacaagaaaaaacactaccaggaagaggaggctgggccaACGCAGCAGTCTCCTGCCAAGCCCCAGCTCAAACTCAAAATCAAGTTGGGCGGGCAGGTCTTGGGCACCAAGAG TGTTCCTACCTTCACTGTGATTCCTGAAGGTCCTCGCTCACCCTCTCCCCTTATGGTTGTGGACAATGAAGAGGAACCTGTGGAAGGAGTTCCCCTTGAGCAGTACCGTGCCTGGCTGG ATGAAGACAGTAATCTGTCCCCCTCCCCACTGCGGGACCTGTCGGGGGGGTTAGGAGgtcaggaggaagaggaagaacagaggtggctggatgccttggagaagggggAGCTGGATGACAATGGAGATCTCAAGAAGGAGATCAATGAACGGCTGCTCACCGCTCGGCAG AGAGCTCTGCTGCAGAAGGCTCGAAGTCAGCCTTCCCCGATGCTGTCACTACCTGTGGCTGGGGGCTGCCCGGCCCCCGCTCTCACCGAAGAAATGCTGCTGAAGCGTGAGGAGCGGGCACGGAAGAGGCGGCTGCAGGCAGCTCGGCGGGCCGAGGAGCACAAGAACCAGACTATCGAGCGCCTCACCAAGACTGCGGCGCCCAGTGGGCGGGGAGGCCGAGGGGCCTCCCGGGGCGAGCGGCGGGGAGGGCGGGCAGTGGCCCCAGCCCCCATGGTGCGCTACAGCAGCGGGGCACAgggttccaccctctccttcccgccTGGCGTCCCTGCCCCCGCGCCTGTGTCTCAGCGGCCATCCCCATCTGGCCCGCCTCCTCGATGCTCTGTCCCCGGCTGTCCCCATCCGCGCCGCTATGCCTGCTCGCGCACGGGCCAGGCACTCTGCAGCCTTCAGTGCTATCGCATCAATTTGCAGATGCGGCTAGGTGGGCCTGAGGGCCCCGGATCCCCACTTCTAGCTACttaa